In one window of Massilibacterium senegalense DNA:
- the polX gene encoding DNA polymerase/3'-5' exonuclease PolX, translating to MNKKDVIQLLETIALYLEIKGENSFKISAYRKAAKTLETDKRSLEEIDDLETLKGIGKKTASVISEFIETNESRLLVELEKEIPATLLQLLKIPGLGGKKIAKLYQELHIEDIVMLEEACKNGLVQSLPGFGKKTEEKILTAIEEIKYRPERLPIAYMLKVADIVEKTLRAIPEIILYSRGGSLRRMEETIKDVDFILATEQPSRVREQLLMMPNIKEVIANGDTKVSVTLHFEYDVNVDFRLVSKEEYPTTLHHFTGSKEHNVRMRQLAKARGEKISEYGVTVQETDEVITFSSEEAFYQHFDLYYIPPACRQGTDEIERFQKNSSYLTQNDIKSDLHMHTTWSDGAHSISEMAEACRKKGYQYMVITDHSQFLKVADGLTEEEVRQQQKEIKEINAQMNDFHIFSGIEMDILPDGSLDFSDETLAQLDFVIASIHSSFNQTKEQIKKRLQRALYNPYVSMIAHPTGRLLGRREGYQVDVDWLINVAKETNTILECNANPHRLDLSSEWLQKAKQQGVPVALNTDSHYIAMLEDMKYGIALANRAGLQTEHIVNTWEKEKFVQFVQKKRRLAKEE from the coding sequence TTGAATAAAAAAGATGTCATTCAGTTATTAGAAACCATCGCTTTATATTTAGAGATTAAAGGAGAGAATTCCTTTAAAATATCTGCTTATCGAAAAGCAGCAAAAACGTTAGAAACAGATAAACGGTCGTTAGAAGAAATAGATGATTTAGAAACATTAAAAGGAATCGGCAAAAAAACAGCTAGTGTTATTTCGGAATTTATCGAAACAAACGAATCTCGTTTGTTAGTGGAATTAGAAAAAGAAATTCCAGCAACATTATTGCAACTATTAAAAATCCCAGGGTTAGGTGGGAAAAAAATTGCGAAATTATATCAAGAACTACATATTGAAGATATCGTGATGCTAGAAGAAGCGTGCAAAAATGGTCTCGTTCAAAGCCTTCCAGGGTTCGGAAAAAAAACAGAAGAAAAAATATTAACAGCTATTGAAGAAATCAAGTATCGTCCAGAACGGTTGCCAATTGCCTATATGTTAAAAGTAGCGGATATTGTGGAGAAAACTTTACGAGCTATCCCAGAAATTATCTTATATAGTCGTGGCGGGAGTTTGCGACGAATGGAAGAAACGATAAAAGATGTTGATTTTATTCTTGCAACAGAACAACCGTCTAGAGTCCGGGAACAACTTTTAATGATGCCTAATATAAAAGAAGTTATTGCGAATGGGGATACAAAGGTTTCCGTTACGCTTCATTTTGAGTATGATGTAAATGTTGATTTTCGTTTAGTATCAAAAGAAGAATACCCAACGACGTTACATCATTTCACAGGTTCAAAAGAGCATAATGTGAGAATGAGGCAATTAGCAAAAGCACGTGGAGAAAAAATTAGTGAATATGGCGTGACGGTTCAAGAAACTGATGAGGTAATTACGTTTAGTAGTGAGGAAGCGTTTTATCAGCATTTTGATTTGTATTATATTCCACCAGCATGTCGACAAGGAACCGATGAAATAGAACGATTTCAAAAAAATTCCTCTTATCTGACACAAAACGATATAAAAAGTGATTTGCATATGCATACCACATGGAGTGATGGTGCACACAGCATTAGCGAGATGGCAGAAGCCTGCCGGAAAAAAGGGTATCAATACATGGTAATTACCGATCATTCTCAATTTTTAAAAGTAGCGGATGGATTGACAGAAGAGGAAGTACGTCAACAACAAAAGGAAATAAAAGAAATCAATGCACAAATGAATGATTTTCATATTTTCTCTGGCATTGAAATGGACATTTTACCAGACGGCTCGTTAGATTTTTCGGATGAAACACTTGCCCAGCTAGATTTTGTCATCGCGTCTATTCACTCTAGCTTTAATCAAACAAAAGAACAAATCAAAAAACGATTACAACGAGCGTTGTACAACCCATATGTATCGATGATTGCACATCCTACAGGTAGACTACTAGGAAGACGAGAAGGATACCAAGTGGATGTCGACTGGCTAATCAACGTAGCAAAAGAAACAAATACTATTTTAGAATGTAATGCAAATCCACATCGTCTAGATTTATCGAGTGAGTGGTTACAAAAAGCAAAACAACAAGGAGTACCTGTTGCTTTGAATACAGATAGCCATTATATTGCGATGCTAGAGGATATGAAATACGGGATTGCGTTAGCCAATCGAGCGGGGTTACAAACAGAACATATTGTGAATACGTGGGAGAAGGAAAAGTTCGTGCAATTTGTTCAAAAAAAGCGTCGTTTGGCGAAGGAGGAGTAA
- a CDS encoding CvpA family protein, whose amino-acid sequence MINLIILLLLLVSFIAGKRKGFLRQVIQLIGFLTAFVVAFVFSEILGTALSSVFPFPKGEDAIQTFLFGVFSVKEWFYRVVAFFLLFFVTNIVFRIISNVFHTLVKWPILNGINQLFGGIVGFIQTYLFLFIILFIASVIPNENVMTMLQHSFVATMMLEHTPILSNLTNEWFQDIERSFL is encoded by the coding sequence ATGATTAATCTCATTATTTTACTTCTATTACTCGTTAGTTTTATTGCTGGAAAACGAAAAGGATTTTTACGACAAGTGATTCAATTAATCGGCTTTTTAACAGCATTCGTAGTAGCATTTGTCTTTTCAGAAATACTCGGTACTGCTTTGTCGTCTGTTTTTCCATTTCCTAAGGGAGAAGATGCAATACAAACTTTTTTATTTGGCGTGTTCTCGGTAAAAGAATGGTTTTATCGTGTTGTCGCCTTTTTCTTGCTTTTTTTTGTGACGAATATTGTTTTTCGTATTATTAGTAATGTTTTCCACACGTTAGTGAAGTGGCCTATTTTGAATGGCATTAATCAGTTGTTTGGTGGAATCGTTGGTTTCATTCAAACGTACTTGTTTTTATTTATCATCCTTTTTATCGCTTCTGTTATTCCAAATGAGAATGTGATGACGATGTTACAACATTCTTTTGTAGCGACAATGATGTTAGAACATACCCCTATTTTATCTAATCTGACAAATGAATGGTTCCAAGACATAGAAAGAAGCTTCTTATAG
- the zapA gene encoding cell division protein ZapA yields the protein MSNKRKKTKLSVEIYGQKYTIVGEEDPTHIRRVANIVDNKMREIKERNPFLDLQKLAVLTAVNIADEACKLDKKVKQLEEKMKQIEDEQIND from the coding sequence GTGTCGAACAAACGCAAAAAAACGAAACTTTCGGTTGAAATATATGGACAAAAATATACGATAGTTGGCGAGGAAGACCCTACGCACATTCGTCGTGTTGCCAATATTGTAGATAATAAAATGCGTGAAATAAAAGAACGAAATCCTTTTTTGGATTTGCAAAAGTTAGCAGTGTTAACAGCAGTAAATATTGCAGATGAGGCATGTAAATTAGACAAAAAGGTGAAACAATTAGAAGAAAAAATGAAACAAATTGAGGATGAACAAATCAATGATTAA
- the rnhC gene encoding ribonuclease HIII: MTNIVKIVSEKELHTIMEYYEKQGALLAKLPPGALFSAKVNNVTITGYRSKKVMFQGQYATQEANKFQFQDAPVTKAKKQVKKQKHDLPPQFQTLSVIGSDEVGTGDYFGPFIVASAFCASDKLPYLASLGVKDSKQLSDDTIIKLARTLTKEIPYSLLVVPNEKYNALHEKGMNQVKLKAILHNQALYLTREKIKPQSYDAILIDQFVKKETYFSYINKETHQVKERVYFATKGESRHLAVACASIIARAAFLQRMDQLSKQLGITLPKGAGKNVDQVASHIIRTHGEKTLRQYAKIHFANTEKAKQL, translated from the coding sequence ATGACCAATATCGTAAAAATTGTGTCAGAAAAAGAGTTACATACTATCATGGAATACTATGAAAAACAAGGTGCCCTTCTAGCAAAACTTCCACCTGGCGCCCTATTCAGTGCAAAAGTAAACAATGTTACTATTACAGGATATCGTTCCAAAAAGGTAATGTTCCAAGGGCAATATGCCACACAAGAAGCAAACAAATTTCAGTTCCAAGATGCACCTGTTACTAAAGCAAAAAAACAAGTAAAAAAACAAAAACACGACCTACCACCACAGTTTCAAACATTATCCGTCATCGGTTCTGATGAAGTTGGGACAGGAGATTACTTTGGACCATTTATCGTTGCTAGTGCTTTTTGTGCGAGTGATAAACTTCCTTATCTTGCCTCATTAGGCGTGAAAGACTCGAAACAACTTTCTGATGACACCATTATCAAATTAGCCCGGACACTAACAAAAGAAATCCCATATTCCCTTTTAGTAGTACCAAATGAAAAATATAATGCCCTTCACGAAAAAGGGATGAATCAAGTAAAATTGAAAGCAATTTTGCATAACCAAGCCCTTTATTTAACCCGTGAAAAAATTAAACCACAATCATATGATGCTATTCTAATCGATCAATTTGTTAAAAAAGAAACGTATTTTTCGTATATAAACAAGGAGACACATCAAGTAAAAGAACGCGTTTATTTTGCGACAAAAGGAGAGTCTCGTCATTTAGCCGTCGCGTGTGCTTCGATTATTGCAAGAGCTGCTTTTTTGCAACGAATGGATCAATTAAGTAAACAACTGGGCATCACTTTGCCAAAAGGTGCAGGAAAAAATGTCGACCAAGTAGCCTCTCACATCATTCGTACTCACGGTGAAAAAACACTCCGTCAATACGCAAAAATCCACTTTGCCAACACCGAAAAAGCAAAACAACTATAA
- the pheT gene encoding phenylalanine--tRNA ligase subunit beta, with protein MLVSYNWLKEFVNITNLSADDLAEKVTRSGIEVDGVTYLNQDLKGIVVGKVLTCEKHPDADKLNVTTVDIGEEQPVQIVCGAPNVQAGQTVVVAKVGARLPGGLKIKRAKLRGQVSEGMICSLQELGIEGKVVPKEYSEGIFVFPEEVTPGTDAMELLNLNDAILDFDLTPNRADCLNMIGVGYEVGAVLAQKPTFQEPTVQEAKEKTSDYIAVRVEDEADCPYYGAHIIRNVKIGPSPLWLQTRLMASGIRPINNVVDVTNYVLLEYGQPLHAFDYDRFGSKEVVVRHAKEEESIQTLDGEERTLKSGHLVITNGEKAMAVAGVMGGKESEVQATTTTVLLESALFNSQIVRHASKDLGLRSESSARFEKGLDIVRVTEAAKRACQLIQQLAGGEVLAGVVASDHRQVQEHVITITTEKINDVLGTDIQTEEIKSIFERLQFSHEQNGESFIVTVPTRRPDCTIVEDLIEEVGRLYGYDNIPKTLPTQTATPGKLSDYQKNRRIVRRYLEGCGLYQAITYSLSSEKKVRDWQEESSPYEPVRLSMPMSEEHSTLRINLVPHLLDVVKYNVNRQMENVAIFEMGSVFLTKEKELTEQPKEQERLAGVLTGLYEVNLWQREKKAVDFYVVKGIVEGLFDQLGVLPRISFVQGQRVGMHPGRTAKVLLDGEKIGFVGAIHPNRAKELDVKEAYVFELNLETLLQTEVAPTCFQLLPRYPSITRDIALVVGKEVVAGEVKDVIIEAGGKLLHDVQLFDVYEGENLEDGKKSLAFSLVYLDPERTLTDEEVTKAHEQILQTVAEKFQATLRQ; from the coding sequence GTGTTAGTTTCATATAATTGGTTAAAAGAATTTGTAAATATAACAAATCTTTCTGCAGATGATTTAGCAGAAAAAGTAACCCGTAGTGGAATTGAAGTAGACGGAGTCACATACTTGAATCAGGATTTAAAGGGCATCGTTGTTGGGAAGGTTTTGACTTGTGAAAAACATCCTGATGCAGATAAATTAAACGTCACTACGGTAGATATTGGGGAAGAACAACCAGTACAAATTGTTTGTGGTGCACCGAATGTACAAGCAGGACAAACAGTTGTTGTGGCAAAAGTAGGTGCTCGTCTTCCAGGTGGTTTAAAAATTAAACGAGCAAAGCTTCGTGGACAAGTTTCGGAAGGAATGATTTGTTCGTTACAAGAACTAGGTATCGAAGGAAAAGTAGTACCAAAAGAGTATTCGGAAGGCATTTTTGTTTTTCCAGAAGAAGTGACACCAGGAACAGATGCAATGGAACTATTAAATTTAAATGATGCCATTTTAGACTTTGATTTAACCCCCAACCGTGCGGACTGTTTAAATATGATTGGGGTAGGATATGAAGTTGGAGCGGTGTTAGCACAAAAACCAACTTTCCAAGAGCCAACGGTGCAAGAAGCAAAAGAAAAAACATCTGATTATATTGCTGTTCGTGTAGAAGATGAAGCAGATTGCCCGTACTATGGTGCGCATATTATTCGAAATGTAAAAATCGGGCCATCCCCACTTTGGTTACAAACTCGATTAATGGCAAGTGGGATCCGTCCTATTAACAATGTAGTGGACGTTACGAACTATGTATTGCTCGAATATGGTCAACCGCTTCACGCTTTCGATTATGACCGTTTTGGTTCGAAAGAAGTAGTTGTTCGTCATGCGAAAGAAGAAGAAAGTATCCAAACGTTAGACGGGGAAGAACGTACGTTAAAATCAGGTCATCTTGTGATTACAAATGGCGAAAAAGCAATGGCTGTTGCAGGGGTAATGGGAGGAAAAGAATCGGAAGTGCAAGCAACGACAACGACTGTACTTTTAGAATCTGCTCTCTTTAATAGTCAAATTGTGCGTCATGCTTCGAAAGATCTAGGCTTACGAAGTGAATCAAGTGCCCGTTTTGAAAAAGGATTAGATATCGTACGTGTAACAGAAGCTGCAAAACGTGCGTGCCAATTAATTCAACAACTTGCTGGCGGAGAAGTATTAGCAGGTGTTGTAGCAAGTGATCATCGTCAAGTACAAGAGCATGTGATTACGATTACAACAGAAAAAATTAATGATGTGTTAGGAACCGACATTCAAACAGAAGAAATCAAATCTATTTTTGAGCGTTTGCAATTTTCACATGAACAAAATGGAGAAAGTTTTATCGTAACAGTGCCAACAAGACGTCCAGATTGTACAATTGTAGAAGATTTAATTGAAGAAGTTGGTCGTTTATACGGATACGATAATATCCCGAAAACATTACCAACTCAAACGGCAACACCAGGAAAATTATCCGATTACCAAAAAAATCGCCGCATTGTTCGCCGTTATTTAGAAGGTTGTGGATTATACCAAGCCATTACGTATTCTCTTTCTAGTGAGAAAAAAGTTCGAGACTGGCAAGAGGAATCTTCTCCATATGAGCCTGTTCGTTTATCGATGCCTATGAGTGAAGAACATAGCACGTTACGTATCAACTTAGTGCCACATTTATTAGATGTTGTAAAATATAATGTAAATCGTCAAATGGAGAATGTGGCTATTTTTGAAATGGGTTCTGTATTTTTAACGAAAGAAAAAGAATTAACAGAACAACCGAAAGAACAAGAACGATTAGCTGGTGTGTTAACCGGACTTTATGAAGTGAACTTATGGCAAAGGGAGAAAAAAGCAGTTGATTTTTATGTCGTAAAAGGAATAGTAGAAGGCCTTTTTGATCAACTTGGTGTATTACCTCGTATTTCATTTGTTCAAGGACAACGTGTTGGTATGCATCCAGGACGTACAGCAAAAGTATTACTAGACGGAGAAAAAATCGGATTTGTTGGGGCTATTCATCCAAATCGCGCCAAAGAATTGGATGTAAAAGAAGCATATGTGTTTGAATTAAATCTTGAGACATTACTTCAAACAGAAGTAGCACCTACTTGTTTTCAACTGTTACCACGTTACCCATCTATTACGCGTGATATTGCGTTAGTAGTTGGAAAAGAAGTAGTAGCAGGGGAAGTCAAAGATGTCATTATCGAAGCAGGCGGAAAGCTATTACACGATGTGCAATTGTTTGATGTATACGAAGGAGAGAATTTAGAAGATGGAAAAAAATCATTAGCATTTTCTCTCGTATACTTAGACCCTGAACGTACATTAACAGACGAAGAAGTAACGAAAGCACATGAACAAATTTTACAAACTGTTGCAGAAAAATTCCAAGCAACATTACGTCAATAA
- the pheS gene encoding phenylalanine--tRNA ligase subunit alpha — MKERLLELQKEALEKLEQTKLMKDIQAIRVEYLGKKGPITDVMKQMGKIPKEERPIIGQVANEVRNAIAQKVEEKWKELEVLEVEMKLKAETIDVTLPGRPVQQGNFHPLTAVVEEIEDLFIGMGYEVAEGPEVEQDHYNFEALNLPKDHPARDMQDSFYITKELLMRTHTSPVQARTMEKHNGVGPVRIICPGKVYRRDTDDATHSHQFTQIEGLVVDKNIRMSDLKGTLDVFAKKMFGEDREIRLRPSFFPFTEPSVEMDISCFHCGGDGCHVCKGSGWIEVLGGGMVHPNVLKMAGFDPNEYSGFAFGMGQERIAMLKYGIHDIRHFYTNDIRFLKQFKRA, encoded by the coding sequence ATGAAAGAACGTTTGCTTGAGCTTCAAAAAGAAGCGCTAGAAAAGTTAGAACAAACGAAATTGATGAAAGATATTCAAGCGATTCGTGTTGAGTATTTAGGAAAAAAAGGCCCCATTACGGATGTGATGAAACAAATGGGGAAAATTCCCAAAGAAGAGCGACCAATTATTGGACAAGTAGCGAATGAAGTACGCAACGCGATTGCACAAAAAGTAGAAGAAAAATGGAAAGAGTTAGAAGTATTAGAAGTGGAAATGAAATTAAAAGCAGAAACGATTGATGTGACACTTCCAGGTCGACCTGTACAACAAGGGAATTTTCATCCGTTAACGGCTGTTGTAGAAGAAATTGAAGATCTTTTTATTGGCATGGGATATGAAGTAGCGGAAGGTCCAGAAGTAGAGCAAGACCATTATAACTTTGAAGCATTGAACTTACCGAAAGACCATCCAGCACGTGATATGCAAGATTCTTTTTATATCACAAAAGAATTATTAATGCGTACTCACACGTCACCAGTACAAGCGAGAACAATGGAAAAACATAACGGTGTCGGTCCAGTTCGTATTATTTGTCCCGGAAAAGTATATCGTCGTGACACGGATGATGCGACACATTCGCATCAATTTACACAAATCGAAGGATTAGTAGTTGATAAAAATATTCGAATGAGTGATTTAAAAGGAACATTAGATGTGTTTGCAAAGAAAATGTTTGGAGAAGATCGGGAAATTCGTTTACGTCCAAGCTTTTTCCCATTTACAGAACCGTCTGTTGAAATGGATATTTCTTGTTTCCATTGCGGAGGGGATGGTTGTCACGTATGTAAAGGAAGCGGCTGGATTGAAGTATTAGGTGGCGGTATGGTTCATCCAAATGTATTAAAAATGGCAGGTTTTGATCCAAATGAATATTCTGGATTTGCATTTGGAATGGGACAAGAACGGATTGCAATGTTAAAATATGGTATCCATGATATTCGTCATTTTTACACGAACGACATACGCTTTTTAAAACAATTTAAACGGGCATAA
- a CDS encoding TrmH family RNA methyltransferase, with protein sequence MKRIESVQNVRVKQLKKLHTKKGREKEHLFLIEGMHLIEEAMKHRRLILEIWIEEGRGIQLPTVEETIQIIEVTSGVMKTISTLDHPQGIVAVCQIQHDEVVFEKGKKYLLVDQVQDPGNIGTIIRTADASGIDAVILNNGTVDIYNDKVIRATQGSLFHLPVVYAPLENVISSLTAVGISVYGTSLLNGIDYREVKRQESFALLVGNEGSGVQESLLNVTTKNLYIPIIGKAESLNVAVATGILLYSLQE encoded by the coding sequence ATGAAACGAATTGAATCGGTACAAAACGTACGAGTAAAACAGTTGAAAAAATTGCATACAAAAAAGGGACGCGAAAAAGAACATCTATTTTTAATCGAAGGGATGCATTTAATTGAAGAAGCGATGAAGCATCGAAGATTGATTTTAGAAATTTGGATAGAAGAAGGTAGAGGGATTCAACTACCCACCGTTGAAGAAACGATTCAAATAATCGAAGTAACAAGTGGTGTCATGAAGACTATTTCTACGTTAGATCATCCACAAGGGATTGTCGCGGTATGTCAAATACAACATGATGAGGTTGTATTCGAAAAAGGAAAAAAATATTTGTTAGTGGATCAGGTTCAAGACCCAGGAAATATTGGTACGATTATTCGTACAGCAGATGCCAGTGGGATAGATGCGGTTATTTTAAATAATGGAACAGTGGATATTTATAATGATAAAGTAATTCGTGCGACCCAAGGCTCTCTTTTTCATCTTCCAGTAGTGTACGCACCTTTAGAAAACGTCATTTCTTCCTTAACGGCAGTAGGTATTTCAGTGTACGGGACCTCTCTTTTAAATGGGATAGATTACCGCGAAGTAAAAAGACAGGAATCTTTTGCTTTATTAGTTGGGAATGAAGGGAGCGGAGTGCAAGAATCGCTACTGAACGTGACGACAAAAAATTTATACATCCCGATTATTGGAAAAGCAGAATCGTTAAATGTTGCTGTTGCAACGGGAATTCTTCTTTATTCTTTGCAAGAGTAG
- the sspI gene encoding small acid-soluble spore protein SspI — protein sequence MNFSLRQAVIQNLQGSSASDLHHTITDAIQKNEEVTLPGLGVLFEILWKEKDTSARQQWLATLEQYFQSNQP from the coding sequence ATGAATTTTTCCTTACGACAAGCAGTCATTCAAAACTTACAAGGATCCAGCGCTTCTGATTTACATCATACCATTACGGACGCGATACAAAAAAATGAAGAAGTCACTTTACCAGGGCTAGGAGTATTATTTGAAATATTATGGAAAGAAAAAGACACTTCGGCTCGCCAGCAATGGTTAGCAACATTAGAACAATATTTTCAATCTAATCAACCATGA
- a CDS encoding methyl-accepting chemotaxis protein: MKTVKGKLIVAFTVMIVLMVVTVGIAATALIAADKNYSQLVKNDMEIMADVKEMFNQLNREQKALRGYAMSKNQVYLDAYNDATKRYEDLFSQIQSKASTVEGKKLLDDIVAAKEELDKISEEMITATKNNDAVGIAKTDEEIRDVDVLLQQKGQALQDLQTTLTNQKSADISDSATRLIILTFVIVVIATIVGFIMAIFYGNKLSSPIKQMRDSASRIADGDLTEEDIVINTKDELTELAEAFNQMKHNLLDLVHKVQTSANHVATSSVQVSNGASEIALSTEQGADVLDNVQQLTTQAVNGVIEAATAMEDMAIGVSRIAESSTTVADFARQASQNVTEGNKTVEKAVVQMNEIHHSVSKTSNLVKQLGENSKEIGNIISVIDEISNQTNLLALNAAIEAARAGEAGKGFAVVADEVRNLAEQTASSTKQVSDLIMEIQSSTAEVVKATDTEMGQVEKGIEVVQFAGDTFKKILDEIEQISSQIEDISASIEEISATSEEVAASSDETEKMARQTGEGVSNVAKSAQQRIDAMHEITNFAKELSETAGELQTLLKTFKTK; encoded by the coding sequence ATGAAGACGGTTAAAGGAAAATTAATTGTCGCTTTTACTGTAATGATTGTTTTAATGGTTGTTACAGTCGGAATTGCGGCTACTGCACTTATTGCAGCAGACAAAAACTATTCCCAACTTGTGAAAAATGACATGGAAATAATGGCTGATGTGAAGGAGATGTTCAATCAGCTCAATCGCGAACAAAAAGCGCTACGTGGGTACGCGATGAGCAAAAATCAAGTTTACTTGGATGCATACAATGATGCAACTAAGCGATACGAAGATTTATTTTCTCAAATTCAAAGTAAAGCATCGACTGTTGAAGGGAAAAAACTACTAGATGATATCGTTGCTGCAAAAGAGGAATTAGATAAGATTTCAGAAGAAATGATTACTGCTACGAAAAACAATGATGCTGTTGGAATAGCGAAAACAGACGAAGAAATTCGTGATGTAGATGTGTTATTACAACAAAAAGGACAAGCGCTACAAGATTTACAAACCACTTTAACAAATCAAAAAAGTGCTGATATTAGTGATTCCGCTACTCGACTAATTATTTTAACATTTGTTATTGTCGTTATTGCTACTATTGTTGGATTTATTATGGCTATTTTTTACGGAAATAAATTATCTTCTCCAATCAAACAAATGCGAGATAGTGCTTCGCGAATTGCAGATGGAGACTTAACGGAAGAAGATATTGTGATTAATACGAAAGATGAATTAACAGAATTAGCGGAAGCCTTTAATCAAATGAAACATAATTTACTAGATTTAGTACATAAAGTACAAACGAGTGCAAATCATGTGGCGACTTCCTCTGTACAAGTAAGTAACGGTGCAAGTGAAATTGCTTTATCTACTGAACAAGGTGCAGATGTATTAGATAACGTACAACAATTGACGACGCAAGCGGTTAATGGAGTAATCGAAGCGGCAACTGCGATGGAAGATATGGCAATTGGTGTAAGTAGAATAGCGGAATCTTCTACAACTGTAGCTGATTTTGCTAGACAAGCTAGTCAAAACGTCACAGAAGGAAATAAAACGGTAGAAAAAGCAGTTGTGCAAATGAATGAAATCCATCATTCTGTTTCGAAAACTAGTAATCTCGTCAAGCAATTAGGTGAAAATTCAAAAGAAATTGGAAATATTATTAGTGTAATTGATGAAATTTCGAATCAAACGAATTTATTGGCGTTAAATGCTGCGATTGAAGCAGCTCGCGCCGGAGAAGCTGGAAAAGGATTTGCTGTTGTAGCGGATGAAGTACGAAATTTAGCAGAACAAACAGCTTCATCGACAAAACAAGTGTCTGATTTAATTATGGAAATTCAATCGAGTACAGCAGAAGTAGTGAAAGCAACTGATACTGAAATGGGGCAAGTAGAAAAAGGAATTGAAGTAGTACAGTTTGCCGGAGATACATTCAAAAAAATCCTGGATGAAATCGAACAAATTTCTAGTCAAATCGAAGATATCTCAGCTTCTATTGAAGAAATTTCTGCTACAAGTGAAGAAGTAGCGGCATCATCGGATGAAACAGAAAAAATGGCCAGACAAACAGGAGAAGGCGTAAGTAATGTGGCGAAATCCGCTCAACAACGAATTGATGCCATGCATGAGATAACGAATTTTGCAAAAGAGTTATCAGAAACTGCCGGCGAACTTCAAACGTTATTAAAAACATTTAAAACTAAATAA
- a CDS encoding M42 family metallopeptidase: MMDETLKMLKELTEAKGTSGFEHEVRDVMKRYIAPYADEMTTDRLGSLIAKQNGTDEAGPKIMVAGHLDEVGFMVTQVDDQGFVRFQTVGGWWEQVMLAQRVTIVTEKGDVVGVIGSKPPHILTPESRKKPTDIKDMYIDIAASNKEEAYEWGVKPGCQIVPYSEFTVMNNEKMLMCKAFDNRIGCAIAIEVLKQLKDVPHANTVYGVGTVQEEVGLRGAKTAAYAIQPDIGFAVDTGIPGDTPGVTAKDALSKLGEGPQIIIYDASMVPHTGLRDFVLQVADEEGIPYQLDSVARGGTDSGSIHLTANGVPALSITIATRYLHTHTTMIHRDDFEHAVKLVVEVIKRLDRQTYENIVF, from the coding sequence ATGATGGATGAAACATTAAAAATGTTAAAGGAATTAACGGAAGCGAAAGGAACATCTGGCTTTGAACATGAAGTGCGTGATGTAATGAAACGTTATATTGCACCATACGCGGATGAAATGACAACAGACCGTTTAGGAAGCTTAATTGCTAAACAAAACGGAACAGATGAAGCTGGACCAAAAATTATGGTGGCTGGTCATTTAGATGAAGTGGGCTTTATGGTTACACAAGTAGATGATCAAGGTTTTGTTCGCTTCCAAACAGTTGGTGGCTGGTGGGAACAAGTAATGTTAGCTCAACGTGTCACAATCGTAACAGAAAAAGGCGATGTTGTCGGAGTAATTGGTTCTAAACCGCCGCATATTTTAACACCAGAAAGCCGTAAAAAACCAACGGATATTAAAGATATGTATATTGATATCGCTGCATCTAATAAAGAAGAGGCATATGAATGGGGAGTAAAACCAGGGTGTCAAATTGTTCCATATAGTGAATTTACCGTAATGAACAATGAAAAAATGTTAATGTGTAAAGCGTTTGACAATCGAATTGGTTGTGCGATTGCAATCGAAGTATTAAAACAATTAAAAGATGTGCCACATGCTAATACGGTGTACGGAGTTGGGACAGTACAAGAAGAAGTTGGACTTCGCGGGGCAAAGACAGCTGCTTATGCGATTCAACCAGATATCGGTTTTGCTGTTGATACTGGTATTCCAGGAGATACACCAGGCGTAACTGCAAAAGATGCTTTATCGAAATTAGGAGAAGGACCGCAAATTATTATTTATGATGCATCAATGGTTCCTCATACTGGCCTTCGTGATTTCGTTTTACAAGTAGCAGATGAAGAAGGAATCCCGTATCAATTAGATTCTGTTGCCCGAGGCGGAACAGATTCAGGTAGTATTCATTTAACTGCAAACGGAGTACCTGCGTTATCGATTACGATTGCAACGCGATACTTACATACGCATACAACGATGATTCATCGCGATGATTTTGAACATGCAGTAAAATTAGTAGTAGAAGTCATTAAACGGTTAGACAGACAAACATACGAAAACATCGTTTTTTAA